Proteins from one Limanda limanda chromosome 4, fLimLim1.1, whole genome shotgun sequence genomic window:
- the wu:fb55g09 gene encoding coiled-coil domain-containing glutamate-rich protein 1: protein MLSEMMCRRSCQQHLQQQDAKEAPHRDAASRWKRGWSKGCRGRLQGRRTGGGGWSRGRNHHHPLRHQHHHPRHLQTSVMSLRPVNVKGNRVRGMRAPKNTNQFLMHEKYQMLHLRSDSVGSDSASSSDSDTELTDMDSYLGILENARGALLDCPSPRGSTATPPGQFLVLHEDSLRLQEEDNLRLQEDSMQYFPSEDDLKQSQNFMQRDFVEFCDILTS from the coding sequence ATGCTCTCAGAGATGATGTGCAGGAGGAGCTGCCAGCAgcacctccagcagcaggatgCCAAGGAGGCTCCACACAGGGACGCTGCCAGCCGCTGGAAGCGCGGCTGGTCCAagggctgcagggggcgcctgCAGGGGCGgaggacaggggggggcgggtggtCGAGGGGGCgcaaccaccaccaccccctacgtcatcagcatcatcatcccAGACACCTCCAGACGTCGGTGATGTCTCTCCGGCCCGTCAACGTCAAGGGGAACAGGGTGAGGGGCATGCGGGCCCCCAAGAACACCAACCAGTTCCTGATGCATGAGAAGTACCAGATGCTGCACCTGCGCTCGGACTCGGTGGGCAGCGACAGCGCCAGCAGCTCGGACAGCGACACGGAGCTGACGGACATGGACTCATACCTGGGCATCCTGGAGAATGCCAGAGGAGCCCTCCTGGACTGTCCCAGCCCCCGGGGCTCCACGGCGACACCACCAGGTCAGTTCCTGGTACTGCACGAAGACAGTCTgcgtctgcaggaggaggacaatCTGCGCCTGCAGGAGGACAGCATGCAGTACTTCCCCTCGGAGGACGACCTCAAGCAGAGCCAGAACTTCATGCAGAGGGACTTTGTCGAGTTCTGTGACATCCTCACGTCCTGA